A window of Paraburkholderia sp. PGU19 genomic DNA:
CGAAAGCAGCAACGGAGATGACCGAAGTGGCTGACCAGGCAGTCGAGAAAACGGCGAAGACGGCGAAGCAATAATTTGAAGGGGTGTGCTGGTTTCGGACGTAACCCGGTAACCGACGTGAGCGGACATCACGTGCGCTGGAATGAACGACCAGCGCACGCGAGACTTGGGGTTTTTCCGGTAGCGGCTACTGCGCGGTGTAACCAGGCGAGTAAGCACCCGGGAAAACTGTCACGGCACATAGCTGAAAAGGAATGGTCCGCCTCGGTGGACCATTCACTACGCGACAGCGAGCAAGCTGAGGTGTCAAACTGGCTGAATGTTTGCAGCCTGCTTGCCCTTCGGACCTTGCTTGACTTCGAAGCTCACCTTTTGTCCGTCCTTCAGAGACTTGAAGCCCTCCGCCTTTACCTCCGAAAAATGAGCAAACAGGTCTTCACCACCTTCATCCGGCGTGATGAAACCAAAACCCTTTGCGTCGTTAAACCACTTCACGGTACCCGTTGCCATCCTGACCCTCTTCAAAGACTGATGTGTTGTAAAACGCGACGGTTACCGCCGCACACATACGTTTTTAACAGAGGAGAATGCTCTAAACAATTAGCGTTTCCGACAGGTGTCGTGACACCAAACCGTCGTTTTGACGCCTGGCTTTAATGCCTAGATTTCATGAATTATCCCGGGAATTTCATAGTTTAGGCATCCTACGGATCGCACGACGGCACGCCATACATTGTTCAAATCGCTCCATGTTTCCAAGCCGACATCGTGCTGGTTGACGGTAACGTGCAAGAAGCCCTCAAGGTCATGCAGGAAGGACCCACCAGGATTCCGATGGTCATGAAGGACAGGCAAATCCATGAATACTGCAAGGAGAGCGAACCCTTCACTCCAGATGTGCACCTTTCGCCGGTCGCAAAGGCAACGCACGACGCCGATGTTAAAGAGGAGCTGCAGACAGTCCATCGTCGTTTCAATCGACGAATACCGCCGCCGACTGACGACTTTACTCAACTGGCTGGCCAACTTCGATGTCTCTCGGGATTCGCGCATCGGTAATTCGGCGTGGACTTTCCGACCCGCTCTCACTGGTGGAAGTGATTCGCGAATCAGCCAACTTAGCCCAGCTCGACTTTCTCGCTGACTGAGTTCAGCCAAACACCTGGCAATTACTCATTCCACATTTAAAAGATAGGCGATGAGCATTGCTGCTTCTGCGCGCCGAATGGAAGACGAGACCGGCCTGCGCCATACGCTCTCCACGGGGCGGTTCAGCGTCGAACTGTGCAAAGGGCACTGCCTGAGCGAACGCCGGGAGCAAGTTGGTGTGTTCGCACAACCTAAGCAACATCAGGCGAACAGCCGTGCTTGAGGGCCTGCGCGCCAAGTCTGGGCGTCGCACCACGGTCACGGAGCCCGAGCTCGCATGTATGCGTCGACTGCATGTGCACCTTTGAAGCATCTACGCTTCTTCAGGTCCTCAATGAGGAGCGCACCGAACTCGTCAAACTTGTCCAGACCGCAGTCCATGACAAACTGCTCAAGCACCTCTGCAACGGCGGCAGCCGTGCTAGCCGCGGACAATGTGCTAGCGATGTGAGAGGCACCGCGCGCGAGTTCGACCTTGAATACGAGCCTGAGTTCGATATCGCCATAATAGCTCTTCGTTGTCTTGCTCATGCCGCCCTCGATGGGTCAATACTGACTGACGCCAGTCGTCTGCTACCTGTATTTTTATCCGCTCCTTCCCAAAGCAGTGAGAAACTCTTTGAACCCTGTACGCTGAGGAATGCCCAAGCCCACCGAATAAAGTTCGTGCAGACGACGGCGTCAGTATGTCTGAGCAAACATGAGCCGTGTCCAGCTCGCTATAACCTGCTCCAGCCTTGCAATGGTGAAGCTCGGTCTCGGCGGTGAAATCAGCGTGGGTCAGAGAAGCCCGATTTGAGGGGCGGGCTGAACAATTGCGTATCTTGGGGAAGCGCTGCCCCTCGAAGACAATAGGAGCTAGTTTATGCAGATGCAATATTTGGCGTGTGTAT
This region includes:
- a CDS encoding cold-shock protein — its product is MATGTVKWFNDAKGFGFITPDEGGEDLFAHFSEVKAEGFKSLKDGQKVSFEVKQGPKGKQAANIQPV